In one window of Brassica rapa cultivar Chiifu-401-42 chromosome A07, CAAS_Brap_v3.01, whole genome shotgun sequence DNA:
- the LOC103828282 gene encoding 40S ribosomal protein S30 isoform X2 yields the protein MRKVHGSLARAGKVRGQTPKVAKQDKKKKPRGRAHKRLQHNRRFVTAVVGFGKKRGPNSSEK from the exons ATGC GGAAGGTGCACGGTTCATTGGCTCGTGCCGGTAAGGTGAGAGGTCAGACACCGAAAGTGGCCAAGCaggacaagaagaagaagccccGTGGCCGTGCTCACAAGCGATTGCAACACAACCGCCGTTTCGTCACCGCCG TTGTTGGCTTTGGCAAGAAGAGAGGACCAAACTCATCAGAGAAGTAG
- the LOC103828282 gene encoding 40S ribosomal protein S30 isoform X1: MGKVHGSLARAGKVRGQTPKVAKQDKKKKPRGRAHKRLQHNRRFVTAVVGFGKKRGPNSSEK, from the exons ATGG GGAAGGTGCACGGTTCATTGGCTCGTGCCGGTAAGGTGAGAGGTCAGACACCGAAAGTGGCCAAGCaggacaagaagaagaagccccGTGGCCGTGCTCACAAGCGATTGCAACACAACCGCCGTTTCGTCACCGCCG TTGTTGGCTTTGGCAAGAAGAGAGGACCAAACTCATCAGAGAAGTAG
- the LOC103828283 gene encoding receptor-like kinase TMK3, which produces MTRSHLCLLCLLLSLVNFAASQDDATIMQSLKSTLHLTPDVDWSNPDPCKWPSVQCDGSNRVTRIQLKQKGISGTLPPDLQKLSELIVLELFSNKISGPVPDLSGLTHLQRLNLHDNLFESTPANLFSGMNSLQEVYLDNNPFASWEIPETIKEATSLKNLSLVNCNLAGSIPDFFSSQTLPSLVSLKLSRNNLQGVLPSSFGASSLQQLYLNGQKLFGSISVLQKMTSLVEVDLQANTFWGAIPDLSGLQSLRLFNVRENQLTGLVPPSFTGLKSLTVVNLTNNCFQGPTPLFDNSVAVDIIANTNSFCLETAGAPCDPRVEALLSVADSFGYRVKLAKSWKGNDPCGRSWLGITCSGSNDVTVVDLGRQELTGTIPPSFAKLTSLETINLSNNQLTGSIPTELTNLPMLRTLDVSNNDIHGDVPKFSPSVSVVTTGNVNIGPVSPTDWKSFRNRI; this is translated from the coding sequence ATGACGAGATCACATCTTTGCCTCCTCTGTCTCCTCCTGTCCCTTGTGAATTTCGCCGCTTCTCAAGACGATGCGACGATCATGCAATCCCTCAAATCTACTCTTCATCTCACACCAGACGTGGACTGGTCGAACCCTGACCCTTGCAAATGGCCCAGCGTCCAATGCGACGGAAGCAACCGCGTGACGAGGATCCAGCTTAAACAGAAAGGCATCAGCGGGACTCTCCCTCCGGATCTCCAGAAACTTTCCGAGCTCATCGTCCTCGAGTTATTCTCCAACAAAATCTCCGGCCCGGTTCCTGATCTCTCGGGACTAACGCATCTACAGAGGCTGAATCTACACGACAATCTCTTCGAATCGACGCCGGCGAATCTCTTCTCGGGGATGAACTCGTTGCAAGAAGTGTACCTCGACAACAACCCTTTCGCTTCTTGGGAGATTCCAGAGACTATTAAAGAAGCCACGTCTCTCAAGAACCTCTCTCTCGTCAACTGCAACCTCGCGGGTTCGATTCCTGATTTCTTCAGCTCCCAGACGCTCCCAAGCCTCGTTTCTTTGAAGCTATCTCGCAATAATCTGCAGGGAGTGCTGCCTTCCAGCTTCGGAGCTTCCTCGTTACAGCAGCTCTATCTCAACGGACAGAAGCTATTCGGGTCTATCTCGGTGTTACAGAAGATGACTTCTCTCGTCGAGGTTGATCTGCAAGCTAACACCTTTTGGGGTGCCATCCCTGATCTCTCTGGTTTACAGTCTCTCAGGTTGTTCAATGTAAGAGAGAATCAGCTCACTGGTCTTGTCCCACCGTCCTTTACTGGTCTCAAATCGCTTACTGTCGTGAATCTGACTAATAACTGCTTTCAAGGACCAACTCCCTTATTCGACAACTCCGTCGCTGTTGATATAATAGCCAACACGAATAGCTTCTGTCTGGAAACTGCTGGTGCTCCGTGTGATCCTCGCGTCGAGGCCTTGCTTTCTGTAGCTGATTCGTTTGGATATCGAGTGAAGCTAGCCAAGAGTTGGAAAGGGAATGATCCGTGTGGTCGTAGCTGGCTTGGGATTACTTGTTCTGGAAGTAATGATGTTACAGTGGTCGATCTTGGGAGGCAGGAGCTCACGGGTACGATACCTCCGAGTTTTGCTAAGCTTACTTCCTTGGAAACCATCAATCTTTCTAATAACCAACTCACTGGGAGTATACCGACAGAGCTTACCAATTTGCCTATGCTTAGGACACTCGATGTGTCGAACAACGACATCCACGGTGATGTGCCCAAATTCAGCCCAAGTGTGAGTGTGGTGACTACTGGTAACGTTAACATCGGGCCTGTCTCACCGACTGATTGGAAATCCTTCAGAAATAGAATATAG